In the genome of Streptomyces racemochromogenes, one region contains:
- a CDS encoding potassium/proton antiporter, with amino-acid sequence MLLVAVAAVRISSRSGLPSLLIYLGIGIAIGQDGIGNVVFDNAELTQVIGYAALVVILAEGGLGTKWKEIRPALPAAVVLSLLGVAVSVGVTAAGAHYLVGLEWRQALLIGAVVSSTDAAAVFSVLRKVPLPSRVTGVLEAESGFNDAPVVILVVAFAAVGPVDEWYVLLGKIALELAIGAAIGLAVGFLGAYGLRHVALPASGLYPIAVMAIAVTAYAAGAMAHGSGFLAVYLAAMVLGNAKLPHWPATRGFADGLGWIAQIGMFVLLGLLVTPHELVHDFWPAVIIGLVLTMVARPLEVFLSLLPFRIPWQEQALMSWAGLRGAVPIILATIPLVTGIEGSDRVFNIVFVLVVVYTLVQGPTLPWLARKLNLRDSDEAASDLGIESAPLEKLRGHLLSFAIPAASRMHGVEVGELRLPAGASVTLVVRDAKSFVPAPSTVLRRGDELLVVATDPVRDAAEARLRAVARGGKLAGWLGTGGGTSL; translated from the coding sequence GTGCTGCTCGTCGCGGTGGCGGCGGTGCGCATCTCCTCGCGCAGCGGACTTCCCAGCCTGCTCATCTACCTCGGCATAGGCATCGCGATAGGCCAGGACGGCATAGGCAACGTCGTATTCGACAACGCCGAGCTGACCCAGGTCATCGGTTACGCGGCGCTCGTCGTCATCCTCGCCGAGGGCGGTCTGGGCACCAAGTGGAAAGAGATCAGACCGGCCCTGCCGGCGGCGGTGGTCCTGTCGCTGCTCGGCGTGGCGGTCAGCGTCGGGGTCACGGCGGCGGGCGCGCACTACCTGGTGGGCCTGGAGTGGCGCCAGGCGCTGCTGATCGGCGCGGTGGTCTCCTCGACCGACGCGGCGGCCGTCTTCTCCGTACTGCGCAAGGTCCCGCTGCCGTCGCGGGTGACGGGCGTGCTGGAGGCCGAGTCCGGCTTCAACGACGCCCCCGTCGTGATCCTGGTCGTCGCCTTCGCGGCGGTCGGACCGGTGGACGAGTGGTACGTGCTGCTCGGCAAGATCGCGCTGGAGCTCGCGATCGGCGCGGCGATCGGCCTGGCGGTCGGTTTCCTGGGGGCGTACGGGCTGCGGCACGTGGCACTGCCCGCCTCCGGCCTGTACCCGATCGCGGTGATGGCGATCGCCGTGACCGCGTACGCGGCCGGCGCGATGGCGCACGGCTCCGGATTCCTCGCGGTGTACCTGGCGGCGATGGTGCTGGGGAACGCGAAGCTGCCGCACTGGCCGGCCACGCGCGGGTTCGCGGACGGGCTCGGCTGGATCGCCCAGATCGGCATGTTCGTGCTGCTGGGCCTGCTGGTCACCCCGCACGAGCTGGTGCACGACTTCTGGCCCGCGGTGATCATCGGACTGGTGCTGACCATGGTGGCGCGGCCGCTGGAGGTCTTCCTCAGCCTGCTGCCCTTCCGCATTCCCTGGCAGGAGCAGGCCCTGATGTCGTGGGCCGGCCTGCGCGGCGCCGTGCCCATCATCCTGGCGACGATCCCGCTGGTGACCGGGATCGAGGGCAGCGACCGCGTCTTCAACATCGTCTTCGTGCTCGTGGTGGTCTACACGCTGGTGCAGGGGCCGACGCTGCCGTGGCTGGCGCGCAAGCTGAACCTGCGCGACAGCGACGAGGCGGCCTCCGACCTCGGGATCGAGTCGGCGCCGCTGGAGAAGCTGCGCGGGCACCTGCTGTCCTTCGCGATTCCGGCCGCCTCGCGGATGCACGGGGTGGAGGTCGGCGAGCTGCGGCTGCCCGCGGGGGCGTCGGTGACGCTGGTGGTCCGGGACGCGAAGAGCTTCGTGCCGGCGCCGTCGACGGTGCTGCGGCGCGGGGACGAGCTGCTGGTCGTGGCCACGGATCCGGTGCGGGACGCGGCGGAGGCGCGGCTGCGGGCGGTGGCGCGCGGCGGCAAGCTCGCGGGCTGGCTGGGGACCGGTGGCGGAACGTCACTCTAG
- a CDS encoding S-methyl-5'-thioadenosine phosphorylase, translating to MVNAEIGVIGGSGFYSFLEDVSEIQVETPYGSPSDSLYVGELAGRQVAFLPRHGRSHTVPPHKINYRANLWALRSVGVRQVLGPCAVGGLQAEYGPGTLLVPDQLVDRTKARVQTFFDGEPLPDGTVPNVVHTTFADPYCPVGRSVALAAARGREWEPVDGGTMVVIEGPRFSTRAESRWHAAAGWSVVGMTGHPEAVLARELGLCYTSMALVTDLDAGAETGEGVSHTEVLKVFGENVSRLREVLFDAVAALPQTGDRDCLCTHVHDGWDLGIELP from the coding sequence ATGGTGAACGCAGAGATCGGTGTAATCGGCGGGTCGGGCTTCTACTCCTTCCTCGAGGACGTCTCCGAGATCCAGGTGGAGACGCCGTACGGGTCTCCGAGCGACTCCCTGTACGTGGGCGAGCTGGCCGGGCGCCAGGTGGCGTTCCTGCCGCGGCACGGGCGCAGCCACACCGTGCCGCCGCACAAGATCAACTACCGGGCCAACCTGTGGGCGCTGCGCTCCGTCGGTGTCCGCCAGGTGCTGGGTCCCTGCGCGGTGGGCGGCCTGCAGGCGGAGTACGGGCCCGGCACGCTGCTGGTGCCGGACCAGCTGGTCGACCGTACGAAGGCGCGCGTGCAGACCTTCTTCGACGGTGAGCCGCTGCCGGACGGGACTGTTCCGAACGTCGTGCACACCACCTTCGCCGACCCGTACTGCCCGGTCGGGCGGTCGGTGGCGCTCGCGGCGGCGCGGGGGCGCGAGTGGGAGCCGGTGGACGGCGGCACCATGGTCGTCATCGAGGGGCCGCGGTTCTCGACGCGGGCGGAGTCGCGCTGGCACGCGGCGGCCGGCTGGTCGGTGGTCGGCATGACCGGGCACCCGGAGGCGGTGCTCGCTCGTGAGCTGGGGCTCTGCTACACCTCGATGGCTCTGGTCACGGACCTGGACGCGGGCGCCGAGACGGGTGAGGGCGTCTCCCACACGGAGGTCCTGAAGGTGTTCGGCGAGAACGTCAGCCGGCTGCGGGAGGTCCTCTTCGACGCGGTGGCGGCGCTGCCGCAGACCGGGGACCGCGACTGCCTGTGCACCCACGTCCACGACGGCTGGGACCTGGGCATCGAACTGCCGTAG
- a CDS encoding molybdopterin oxidoreductase family protein — MTATDPAKPAPLPLDPAIAPPGTRNFRDAGGIPADRWHADQNGETLVPTHCCFCGVQCGMYLRVDNAGKVFGVEPRNHDINRMRLCPKGINAYQQVNHPDRLTSPLMRRSRYEEFKEASWDEALDFTVSEIRRIQAAHGNDAFGLLGGASLYSEKTYLVGKFGRVALKTRHVDYNGRLCMVSAAGANKLAFGIDRAANPFSDILLTDCLLIAGSNVGECFPVMTQYVWGARDRGATLIVIDPRETAIARTADVHVPVKPGTDSAFFNAVLHVIVEEGLTDEAYLAAHTTGWDEVKKTVQAYPPARSAEICGIPASQIVQVARMFAGADKAMAFHARGIEHHSQGVENCLSVINMCVATGNLGKPGAGYGTITGQGNGQGGREHGQKADLLPGGRSIMNEEHRRQICRIWGIDEADLPPAGTSMMEMVWQMQRQEIRGLIGICNNPFVSLPNYGAVKQGYDTLDFHAQFDFFLSETAANAHVVFPVTVWAEDEGVMANTEARVVKHNKAQEPPAGVRTDTWVMCELARRLGVGDKFDFAGSREVFEELRIASAGTVNDYYGITYERLEATGGIAWPCPSTEHPGTPRLFEDGRTYHPDGKIHMQVVEWHPPMDAYTEEFPLSLTTGRTVAHFLSGNQTRRLGALVEQTPRPWVEVHPSHGFRDGDPVRVVTRRGSEVFPALVTEAIRPDTVFIPYHWPVPTAANALTIDALDPRSKIPEYKVCAARIEAAERVDEVPAPPTAPGRQAYPETQVSRTDPLPPTSSQGRGTAERS; from the coding sequence GTGACCGCGACGGACCCCGCCAAGCCGGCACCCCTGCCCCTCGACCCGGCCATCGCACCCCCCGGCACCCGCAACTTCCGCGACGCCGGCGGCATCCCCGCCGACCGGTGGCACGCCGACCAGAACGGCGAGACCCTCGTCCCCACCCACTGCTGCTTCTGCGGCGTGCAGTGCGGCATGTACCTGCGCGTCGACAACGCCGGCAAGGTCTTCGGCGTCGAACCCCGCAACCACGACATCAACCGCATGCGGCTGTGCCCCAAAGGCATCAACGCCTACCAGCAGGTCAACCACCCCGACCGGCTGACCTCGCCCCTGATGCGCCGGTCCCGCTACGAGGAGTTCAAGGAGGCCTCCTGGGACGAGGCCCTCGACTTCACCGTCTCCGAGATCCGGCGCATCCAGGCCGCCCACGGCAACGACGCCTTCGGGCTGCTCGGCGGCGCCAGCCTCTACTCCGAGAAGACCTACCTCGTCGGCAAGTTCGGCAGGGTCGCCCTCAAGACCAGGCACGTCGACTACAACGGCCGCCTCTGCATGGTCAGCGCCGCCGGCGCCAACAAGCTCGCCTTCGGGATCGACCGCGCCGCCAACCCCTTCTCCGACATCCTCCTCACCGACTGCCTGCTGATCGCCGGGTCGAACGTGGGGGAGTGCTTCCCCGTGATGACCCAGTACGTCTGGGGCGCCCGCGACCGCGGCGCGACGCTCATCGTCATCGACCCGCGCGAGACGGCCATCGCCCGCACCGCCGACGTCCACGTCCCCGTCAAACCCGGCACCGACTCGGCGTTCTTCAACGCCGTGCTCCACGTCATCGTCGAAGAAGGCCTCACCGACGAGGCGTACCTCGCGGCCCACACCACCGGCTGGGACGAGGTCAAGAAGACCGTCCAGGCATACCCGCCCGCCCGCTCCGCCGAGATCTGCGGCATCCCCGCCTCCCAGATCGTCCAGGTCGCCCGCATGTTCGCCGGAGCGGACAAGGCGATGGCCTTCCACGCCCGCGGCATCGAACACCACTCCCAGGGCGTCGAGAACTGCCTGTCCGTCATCAACATGTGCGTGGCCACCGGCAACCTCGGCAAACCGGGCGCCGGCTACGGCACCATCACCGGCCAGGGCAACGGCCAGGGCGGCCGCGAACACGGCCAGAAAGCCGACCTCCTGCCCGGCGGCCGTTCCATCATGAACGAGGAGCACCGCCGCCAGATCTGCCGGATCTGGGGCATCGACGAGGCCGACCTCCCGCCCGCCGGCACCTCCATGATGGAAATGGTCTGGCAGATGCAGCGGCAGGAGATCCGCGGTCTGATCGGCATCTGCAACAACCCGTTCGTCTCACTCCCCAACTACGGGGCGGTCAAGCAGGGCTACGACACCCTCGACTTCCACGCCCAGTTCGACTTCTTCCTCTCCGAGACCGCCGCCAACGCGCACGTGGTCTTCCCGGTCACCGTCTGGGCCGAGGACGAGGGCGTCATGGCCAACACCGAAGCCCGGGTGGTCAAGCACAACAAGGCCCAGGAGCCGCCCGCCGGGGTGCGCACCGACACCTGGGTGATGTGCGAACTGGCCAGACGCCTCGGCGTCGGCGACAAGTTCGACTTCGCCGGCTCCCGCGAGGTGTTCGAGGAACTCCGCATCGCCTCCGCCGGCACCGTCAACGACTACTACGGCATCACCTACGAGCGGCTCGAAGCGACCGGAGGCATCGCCTGGCCCTGCCCGTCCACCGAGCACCCCGGAACGCCCCGCCTGTTCGAGGACGGCAGGACCTACCACCCCGACGGCAAGATCCACATGCAGGTCGTCGAATGGCACCCGCCCATGGACGCCTACACCGAGGAGTTCCCGCTCTCCCTCACCACCGGCCGCACCGTCGCCCACTTCCTGTCCGGCAACCAGACCCGCCGGCTGGGCGCCCTCGTCGAACAGACACCGCGCCCCTGGGTGGAGGTGCACCCCTCCCACGGTTTCCGCGACGGTGACCCCGTCCGGGTGGTCACGCGACGCGGCAGCGAGGTCTTCCCGGCCCTCGTCACCGAGGCCATCCGCCCCGACACCGTCTTCATCCCCTACCACTGGCCCGTCCCGACGGCCGCGAACGCCCTCACCATCGACGCCCTCGACCCCCGCTCGAAGATCCCCGAGTACAAGGTGTGCGCCGCCCGCATCGAGGCGGCCGAACGCGTCGACGAGGTCCCCGCACCGCCCACGGCCCCCGGCCGCCAGGCCTACCCGGAGACCCAGGTCTCCCGCACCGACCCCCTGCCCCCCACGTCCTCACAGGGCCGTGGCACGGCGGAGAGGAGCTGA
- a CDS encoding ubiquinol-cytochrome c reductase iron-sulfur subunit, with product MSVTQQPAPGSGPGPDAGGGDAAADQLRDRISADSLTTRRDYLRIVATVSGGLAVGGVAVASGILHRHGDSETMPEAKKVTDQLAPGESVAFRFPGDEDRALAIRLGDGSLVAYSAVCTHLACAVLWREDRGPEGELYCPCHEGVFDARTGEVTAGPPPRPLPRIFLTERSDGSVWAVATARSGEPAKEALCRQFGDSQPETAQRLGCPGPARADESRRT from the coding sequence ATGAGCGTGACCCAGCAGCCCGCACCCGGCTCCGGACCGGGCCCGGACGCCGGCGGCGGCGACGCGGCCGCTGACCAGCTGCGGGACCGGATCAGCGCCGACTCCCTCACCACCCGCCGCGACTACCTGCGGATCGTCGCCACCGTCTCCGGCGGCCTGGCCGTCGGAGGGGTCGCAGTCGCCTCCGGCATCCTCCACCGTCACGGCGACAGCGAGACGATGCCCGAAGCCAAGAAGGTCACCGACCAGCTCGCACCGGGCGAGTCCGTGGCCTTCAGGTTCCCCGGCGACGAGGACCGGGCCCTCGCCATCCGCCTGGGCGACGGCAGCCTCGTCGCCTACTCCGCCGTCTGCACCCACCTGGCCTGCGCCGTGCTCTGGCGCGAGGACCGCGGGCCCGAAGGAGAGCTGTACTGCCCCTGCCACGAAGGCGTCTTCGACGCCCGCACCGGTGAGGTCACCGCGGGGCCGCCACCCCGCCCACTCCCGAGGATCTTCCTGACCGAGCGGAGCGACGGCAGCGTCTGGGCCGTCGCCACAGCCCGCTCCGGGGAGCCCGCCAAGGAAGCCCTGTGCCGGCAGTTCGGCGACTCCCAGCCCGAGACGGCACAGCGCCTGGGCTGCCCCGGTCCGGCCCGCGCCGACGAAAGCAGGCGCACATGA
- a CDS encoding carboxymuconolactone decarboxylase family protein produces the protein MPRISLTPPRTLLTRIGAWYSRRTYGKVLDPGQAYGHNSRVLFSYVRMEQQAAKWNTLDAGLKHLAVMASAARINCSWCMDFGYWEGREKGLSPEKIERVPRWRESREVFTELELLVMEYAEAMTETEPSVTDELAAELIGRLGEAAFVELTAMVALENWRSRVNSAFGLTSQGFSEACQVPSGR, from the coding sequence ATGCCGCGCATCTCGCTCACCCCGCCGCGCACCCTGCTCACGCGCATCGGCGCCTGGTACTCGCGCCGCACCTACGGCAAGGTGCTGGACCCGGGCCAGGCGTACGGGCACAACTCGCGCGTGCTGTTCTCGTACGTGCGCATGGAGCAGCAGGCGGCGAAGTGGAACACGCTCGACGCCGGCCTCAAGCACCTGGCGGTGATGGCTTCGGCCGCGCGTATCAACTGCTCGTGGTGCATGGACTTCGGCTACTGGGAGGGCCGTGAGAAGGGGCTCTCGCCGGAGAAGATCGAGCGGGTGCCGCGGTGGCGGGAGTCGCGCGAGGTGTTCACCGAGCTGGAGCTGCTGGTCATGGAGTACGCCGAGGCGATGACCGAGACCGAGCCGTCGGTCACGGACGAGCTGGCGGCCGAGTTGATCGGCCGGCTCGGTGAGGCGGCGTTCGTCGAGCTGACGGCCATGGTCGCACTGGAGAACTGGCGTTCGCGGGTCAACAGCGCCTTCGGTCTGACCAGCCAGGGGTTCTCGGAGGCCTGCCAGGTTCCGAGCGGGCGCTGA
- the mscL gene encoding large conductance mechanosensitive channel protein MscL, with translation MSEKKKESVLAGFKAFLMRGNVVDLAVAVVIGAAFTNIVNAIVKGIISPLVGAIGTKNLDVYTSCLKAPCGVDAKGEPTGVNIMWGSVLNAALSFLITAAVVYFLMVLPMAKYLARVEARRKAKEGVQESMEITELEVLKDIRDVLVAQRSGNGEGTVRAQGTPGARDAF, from the coding sequence ATGAGCGAGAAGAAGAAGGAGAGCGTACTGGCGGGCTTCAAGGCCTTCCTGATGCGCGGGAACGTGGTCGACCTGGCCGTGGCCGTGGTCATCGGCGCGGCGTTCACGAACATCGTGAACGCCATCGTGAAGGGCATCATCAGCCCTCTCGTGGGCGCCATCGGCACCAAGAACCTGGATGTCTACACCTCGTGTCTGAAGGCACCCTGTGGGGTCGACGCGAAGGGCGAGCCGACCGGCGTCAACATCATGTGGGGTTCGGTGCTGAACGCCGCGCTCAGCTTCCTGATCACCGCGGCGGTCGTGTACTTCCTGATGGTCCTGCCCATGGCGAAGTACCTCGCCAGGGTGGAGGCGCGCCGCAAGGCGAAGGAGGGCGTGCAGGAGAGCATGGAGATCACCGAGCTGGAGGTGCTCAAGGACATCCGCGACGTCCTGGTCGCGCAGCGGAGCGGGAACGGCGAGGGCACCGTCCGGGCGCAGGGGACGCCGGGGGCGCGCGACGCCTTCTGA
- a CDS encoding 4Fe-4S dicluster domain-containing protein: MMGRTIFIDPGRCIGCQACVSACRECDSHRGKSMIHLDYTDPGQSVASLPTVCMHCEDPVAPCAEVCPADAILVTADGVVQQADTTRCIGCANCVNACPFGVPKIDLQAKLQMKCNLCYDRTAYGLAPMCATVCPTGALFYGTLEELQAERPGVQVADSFAFGDVVVSTGVAMVVPADKVQWPVPGGLPVVEVNGVDVR; encoded by the coding sequence ATGATGGGCCGCACGATCTTCATCGACCCCGGCCGCTGCATCGGCTGTCAGGCCTGCGTCTCCGCCTGCCGCGAATGCGACTCGCACCGCGGCAAGTCGATGATCCACCTGGACTACACCGACCCCGGCCAGTCCGTCGCCTCGCTCCCCACCGTCTGCATGCACTGCGAGGACCCCGTCGCGCCCTGCGCGGAGGTCTGCCCCGCCGACGCCATCCTCGTGACCGCGGACGGCGTGGTCCAACAGGCCGACACCACACGCTGCATCGGCTGTGCCAACTGCGTCAACGCCTGCCCCTTCGGCGTCCCGAAGATCGACCTCCAGGCGAAGCTCCAGATGAAGTGCAACCTCTGCTACGACCGCACCGCCTACGGCCTCGCCCCCATGTGCGCCACCGTCTGCCCGACCGGGGCCCTCTTCTACGGAACGCTCGAAGAGCTCCAGGCCGAACGCCCCGGCGTCCAGGTCGCCGACTCCTTCGCCTTCGGCGACGTGGTCGTCTCCACCGGCGTGGCGATGGTCGTCCCCGCAGACAAGGTCCAGTGGCCCGTTCCCGGCGGACTGCCCGTCGTGGAGGTGAATGGGGTGGATGTCCGATGA
- a CDS encoding NarK family nitrate/nitrite MFS transporter, giving the protein MPIPTPTPSAVRSHRAETYKPGALIGDWRPEDEAFWQATGRRVAQRNLWVSIPALMLGFVVWQVWSVTVVKLNDVGFGFSKSQLFWLTAIPGITGGTFRILYTFIGPIFGERKFTAFSTFILIVPMLWLGFALQDTDTPYWELALIAAVCGIGGANFASSMANIGFFFPKREKGSANGLNGGLGNLGVSVVQLVAPLVVTAAVLGAPAGGPQHDAKENTDIWLQNGAFLWVPLLVIMALLAWFLMNDLKVAAAPFSQQKVIFKRKHNWLMTWLYVGTFGSFIGFAAGLPLLIKNNFETQGYQATTYAWIGPFIGALMRWAGGWLSDKFGGARVTMLSFVGMAASLVVVIFALPSGGDQGNFWAFFTGFLAAFAFSGLGNGSTFRQIPVIFREQHMRQAQGQGPEAQAAALKQSEMEAGAVTGFSSAIAAYGFFFIPAMFAAVAVTHALWLFIGFYATCLAVCWWFYARKGAEAPS; this is encoded by the coding sequence ATGCCGATACCCACGCCCACCCCGTCCGCGGTGCGCTCGCACCGCGCCGAGACCTACAAGCCCGGTGCCCTCATCGGTGACTGGCGCCCCGAGGACGAGGCCTTCTGGCAGGCCACCGGCCGCCGGGTCGCCCAGCGCAACCTCTGGGTGTCCATCCCGGCGCTCATGCTCGGCTTCGTGGTCTGGCAGGTCTGGTCGGTCACCGTCGTCAAGCTGAACGACGTCGGCTTCGGCTTCTCCAAGTCGCAGCTGTTCTGGCTCACGGCCATCCCCGGCATCACCGGCGGCACCTTCCGGATCCTCTACACCTTCATCGGCCCGATCTTCGGCGAGCGGAAGTTCACCGCCTTCAGCACCTTCATCCTGATCGTCCCCATGCTGTGGCTGGGCTTCGCCCTCCAGGACACCGACACCCCCTACTGGGAGCTGGCCCTGATCGCGGCCGTCTGCGGCATCGGCGGCGCGAACTTCGCCTCGTCCATGGCCAACATCGGCTTCTTCTTCCCCAAGCGGGAGAAGGGCAGTGCCAACGGCCTCAACGGCGGCCTCGGCAACCTCGGCGTGAGCGTCGTCCAGCTGGTCGCCCCGCTGGTGGTCACCGCCGCCGTCCTCGGCGCCCCCGCGGGCGGCCCGCAGCACGACGCGAAGGAGAACACGGACATCTGGCTCCAGAACGGCGCCTTCCTCTGGGTTCCGCTCCTGGTGATCATGGCGCTGCTGGCCTGGTTCCTGATGAACGACCTCAAGGTGGCCGCGGCCCCCTTCAGCCAGCAGAAGGTCATCTTCAAGCGCAAGCACAACTGGCTGATGACCTGGCTCTACGTCGGCACCTTCGGGTCCTTCATCGGATTCGCCGCCGGCCTGCCCCTGCTGATCAAGAACAACTTCGAGACGCAGGGCTACCAGGCCACCACCTACGCCTGGATCGGCCCGTTCATCGGCGCGCTCATGCGCTGGGCGGGCGGCTGGCTCTCCGACAAGTTCGGCGGCGCCAGGGTGACCATGCTGTCCTTCGTCGGCATGGCGGCGTCCCTGGTGGTCGTGATCTTCGCGCTGCCGTCCGGCGGCGACCAGGGAAACTTCTGGGCGTTCTTCACCGGCTTCCTGGCGGCCTTCGCCTTCTCCGGACTGGGCAACGGCTCGACCTTCCGGCAGATCCCGGTGATCTTCCGCGAGCAGCACATGCGCCAAGCGCAGGGCCAGGGACCCGAGGCGCAGGCGGCCGCGCTGAAGCAGTCGGAGATGGAGGCGGGCGCCGTCACCGGCTTCTCCTCCGCCATCGCCGCCTACGGCTTCTTCTTCATCCCCGCGATGTTCGCCGCCGTGGCGGTCACCCACGCGCTGTGGCTGTTCATCGGCTTCTACGCGACCTGCCTCGCGGTCTGCTGGTGGTTCTACGCCCGCAAGGGCGCGGAAGCCCCCAGCTGA
- a CDS encoding MFS transporter: protein MTSAVTTDKSVRPGYGQLLRTPGALSFVLPGFAARLPFGMLTISILLLVQHATGSYGDAGIVAAVTGVSMALFAPVMGKFTDRRGQSAVLVPVVLLHAAAVSALTALALLGAPLWALALAAVPAGASVPQVGPMVRSRWAAKLEGSPLLPTAAAFESVTDEFTFVVGPVLATALCTGVHPAAGLATEAALTLLGGLFFAAQRATEPKVAPLSESGGEHQSALSFPGLRVLIVAFIGIGAVFGGMQVSLAAFSNEIGNPGANGLLYGIFAAGNMIAGITMGAVAWKIGPRRRLILGYMGLTAAASVLWAAHSMILLGTLGLVVGLCIAPALITGYTMIEQLVPAASRTEAFTWLTGAVAFGQAAAVTLAGRLTDAHGSSYGFLVPLVATALALVTLVALRGKLAPKAPSRIVNSSAPAAASGARNAANERGIGHRTPVTVD, encoded by the coding sequence GTGACATCCGCGGTCACGACCGACAAGTCCGTCCGACCCGGCTACGGGCAGCTGCTGCGCACGCCCGGTGCCCTCTCCTTCGTCCTCCCCGGCTTCGCCGCCCGCCTGCCGTTCGGCATGCTGACCATCAGCATCCTGCTGCTCGTCCAGCACGCCACCGGCTCCTACGGCGACGCGGGCATCGTCGCCGCCGTCACCGGCGTCTCCATGGCCCTCTTCGCGCCGGTCATGGGCAAGTTCACCGACCGCCGCGGCCAGAGCGCCGTCCTCGTGCCGGTCGTCCTCCTCCACGCCGCCGCAGTCTCCGCCCTGACCGCGCTGGCGCTCCTCGGCGCCCCGCTGTGGGCACTCGCGCTGGCCGCCGTCCCGGCCGGCGCCTCCGTCCCGCAGGTCGGCCCGATGGTCCGGTCCCGCTGGGCGGCCAAGCTGGAGGGCTCGCCGCTGCTGCCGACCGCCGCCGCGTTCGAGTCCGTCACCGACGAGTTCACCTTCGTCGTCGGCCCGGTGCTCGCCACCGCGCTGTGCACCGGCGTCCACCCGGCCGCCGGTCTGGCGACCGAGGCGGCCCTGACCCTGCTCGGCGGCCTGTTCTTCGCCGCGCAGCGCGCCACCGAGCCGAAGGTCGCCCCGCTCTCGGAGTCCGGCGGCGAGCACCAGTCCGCGCTGTCCTTCCCGGGCCTGCGCGTCCTGATCGTCGCCTTCATCGGCATCGGCGCCGTCTTCGGCGGCATGCAGGTCTCGCTCGCCGCCTTCTCCAACGAGATCGGCAACCCGGGCGCCAACGGCCTGCTCTACGGCATCTTCGCGGCCGGCAACATGATCGCCGGCATCACCATGGGCGCCGTCGCCTGGAAGATCGGCCCGCGCCGCCGCCTGATCCTCGGCTACATGGGCCTGACCGCCGCCGCCTCGGTGCTGTGGGCCGCGCACTCGATGATCCTGCTGGGCACGCTCGGCCTGGTCGTCGGCCTGTGCATCGCCCCCGCGCTGATCACCGGCTACACGATGATCGAGCAGCTGGTCCCGGCCGCCTCGCGGACCGAGGCCTTCACCTGGCTGACCGGAGCGGTCGCGTTCGGGCAGGCCGCCGCCGTGACCCTGGCCGGCCGACTGACGGACGCGCACGGGTCCTCGTACGGCTTCCTGGTGCCGCTGGTGGCCACGGCCCTGGCCCTGGTCACGCTGGTGGCGCTGCGCGGGAAGCTGGCGCCGAAGGCGCCGAGCCGGATCGTGAACTCGTCCGCGCCGGCCGCCGCATCGGGCGCCCGCAACGCGGCGAACGAGCGTGGGATCGGTCACCGCACGCCTGTGACGGTGGACTGA
- a CDS encoding FmdB family zinc ribbon protein, whose amino-acid sequence MPTYQYQCTECGEGLEAVQKFTDEALTVCPNCDGRLKKVFSAVGIVFKGSGFYRNDSRGASSSSTPASKPSSSSTTTSTAAAAPAASTSSATSSTGSSSTSAA is encoded by the coding sequence GTGCCGACCTACCAGTACCAGTGCACCGAGTGCGGTGAGGGCCTTGAGGCCGTGCAGAAGTTCACCGATGAAGCACTGACCGTGTGCCCGAACTGCGACGGACGCCTGAAGAAGGTGTTCTCCGCGGTCGGCATCGTCTTCAAGGGCTCCGGTTTCTACCGGAACGACAGCCGTGGTGCCTCGTCGAGCAGCACCCCTGCCTCGAAGCCGTCCTCGTCGTCCACGACGACGTCGACCGCTGCCGCCGCCCCTGCCGCTTCGACCTCCTCGGCGACTTCGAGCACGGGCAGCAGCTCCACCTCGGCTGCCTGA